TTGAATACCGGCTTTATCGAAAGTGCAGTTAGCCTGGAAGTGGCAGCACCGGATTTAAGAATAAATGTTTTGAATTTTCCGGGAGGATTCGTTACACTGCTTTTAAAATATTCTTTAAAATTCTGTATTAATTCTTGTGATCGCACAGATGCAGTTTCAATAGCGACAAAGCGACTATTGTATTATTTTCAATTTTGGCTTTTACCGTCAATGTATCTCCATTGGCCAATAAAATAGACCTGCCTGACCTGGAATTTCCGGCTTGTTCATAAGTCATACCTACAGCACCATTATAAGGGGATATGTGTCACCATAACTTGCAAAACAAATCAAATACTTCTCGGGTCCAGTAAAGGAGTCCTTTGCATCAAAGTACTTTTGCGTGATTCTTACCTATTTCTGTTTGAAAAGATCGTTGAAAATTTGAAATATATTTATGAAAAGGTTCTGCTGCCGGAGCAAAGTAATAATTTGCATTATAACCCATTTCATGGAAATCGGCGTGAACATGCGGCATCCATTGATTATAGATTTTTATTCTTTGTTGAGTTTCTGTCTGTGTCTGCCAAGCCCAATCTCTGTTCAGGTCAAAATGTAATGATTGTACCTGCCTGTTGGCCATGGTTCGTATTGCCTCTCTCGTCAGAATGATCAGGATGCAGCAATTTTCCTGATATTCTGTTAATCCAGTGCGTATATCTGCTGTTTCCATCCGGATTTAAATTCGGATCAATGATAATTACAGAATTTTCCAACCATCCCTGAATTTCTTTTTTATCACTTTGGATTAATTCAAATACAATATTCGGAACACTCTCAGACGCACCGGCTTCATTGCCATGTACCCCAAAACTCAGCCATACAATTGCTTTATCAATAAGTTGGTCAGGCTTCGTAGGATTTAAACCGATATTATACAAATTAGTATGGCGGATGAAGTCAATATTCTTAAGATTGGATGGGGAAGAAATGTACAATAATTGGAGTGGTCTGTCTTCTGTCGTTACCCCATATTGGACAATATCCAATTTGTCTGAATACTGAGACAGATAATTCAGGTATTCATTGACCTTGTACTCAGGTGTATATTGAATACCATAATTTTTAAAGTATGTTTCCGGTGAAGTAAGCTTATTTTGAGCTATAAGTGCAAATGCAAAAACTATAAATGATACTGAAAAGAAATATCGCATGAGTTAAGGTTAAGGTTAAGGTTAAAGTTAAGGTTGAGAATGAGATTTGGGTTAATGTTGAGATTAAGATTAAGATTAAGATTAAGATTGAGAACAAGAACAAGAACAAGAACAAGAACAAGAACAAGAACCAAAAATGCAAAAGTAATTAAATCCCTGATTTAGTCCTTGTCAGTTCTCTAATTTATTTATTCAATAAGATTCGATACAGAACGTTGGTTTTTACAACAATAGTTCAAATCATTTTCTGAAATTTATAAGAATCTCTTTACCTTCGTCAAAAATATTAAACCATGCAATACACCGTTGAAGAAAGATTTCTTAAATACGTAAAAATTGACACGCAAGCCGATCCAATGTCCGAAAGCTTTCCTTCTACATTAAAACAGAAAAATCTGACAGCTATTATTCTGAAAGAGTTGGAAGATATGGGGGTCAAAGCAGATACCAATGAAGCGGGCTACGTTTATGCAACACTACCTTCCAATTCGGATTCAAAAACACAAAAAGTCTTCTTTTGTGCGCATTTGGATACAGCTCCCGATTGCAGCGGAACGGATGTTAAACCTATCGTACATCGCAATTATCAGGGACAACCTATCATACTTCCGGATGATACGACACAAGTGATAGACACTGAAAAATACCCGAATCTGGCTCAAAAAACAGGACATGATATTATTACAGCCAGTGGTTTGACTTTGCTGGGAAGTGATGACAAATCAGGGGTAGCTATTATTATGGATGCCATTTATCAATTAAAATAATCCAAATCTGCCGCATGGTGATGTAAAATATTATTTACCACGGACGAAGAAGTAGGAAAAGGAGGGCAAAAGTTGATCTTAAGAAATTAGATGCAGATTTTGGTTATACACTTGATTCGGGAGATTTAGGATGTTTTGAGTCAGAAAATTTCTCTGCAAATGCATTAAAACTTATCATTCACGGGGTAAGTGCTCATCCGGGATACGCAAAAGGCAAAATGGAAAATTCCATTAAAATAGCTTCAGAAATTGTGTCCCGATTACCCAGACTTACTCTTAGCCCGGAATCTACTGAAGAAAAAGAAGGCTTTATCCACCCCAACAAAATCAGTGGTTCATTGGAACAATCAGAAGTTGACTTTATTTTACGCGATTTTGAAACAAGTAAGCTCGATGAATATGCACAGTTAATTGAGAGAACTGCTCAGGAAGTTTTGTTGGATTATCCGGGTTCTTCATTTGAAATACAAGTGAGACACCAATACCGAAATATGAAGGATGTTTTGGACAAAAATCCACATGTAGCCAAATATGCTTTAGATGCAATGGCAAACCTGAAAATTCCGATTACAAACGGAAGTATTCGTGGAGGTACAGACGGTGCCACATTATCGCATATGGGACTTCCCTGCCCCAACCTGTTTGCCGGCGAACAAGCCATCCATTCCAAACATGAGTGGGTATCTGTTCAGGATATGCATAGAGCAGTTGATACGATTATAGAAATTTGTAGGTTGGTCGCTATAGACATAAAATAAGATTATGTCAAGAGTAATCCCATTATTTCCATTGAGTATGGTGGTATTTCCAGGCGAAGAATTGAATCTCCACATATTTGAACCCAGATATAAACAACTGATACACGATTGTAAAAATAATGGCATCCGTTTTGGAATTCCACCCTATTTTGAAGGGTATGAATTAAAGTACGGCACAGAAATGGAGCTTGTGTCTATCGAAAAAGAATATACCGATGGTAAAATGGATATACGGACGATAGCTAAAGGATGGTTTGAAATAAAACATTTTATCGCAAAATGGACCACAAACTCTATCCGGGTGGAAAAATCAAAGATAAAGAATGGGACCAGATAGCAGATCCCGTTTACAGCAGACTGATTGTTTCTTTAATAGAAGATCTCTACAGGATCATGAAAATAGATAACATAAAGATCCCCGAAGCTGATAGATTTAAAAGCTTTATGTTGGGTCATAAAATCGGTTTTAATATTGATCAGGAACTGGAGTTTTTGACCATTCCTTCAGAGATAGAAAGACAATTGTATATAATCTCTCATTTAGAACAGTTGATGCCTATCGTTCGGCAAGCAGAAGAATTAAGAAAAAGAGCAGAATTGAATGGTCATTTTCAAAGCCCGTTCACACCTGAATTTTAGCCGCGAGGCAGAAAATCAAGTGATGCTGAAAAAATATGTGAAACCAGAACGCCACTGACACTTCCTACATTGGTCAATGCATAATCAATTTTCAGTCTTCCGAGTTTAAGACCCATGCCGACATTCGGTTGAAATTCAAAATCTCTGATTTCTGTATTGGTAGGATTTACTACTGTTTGAAGATTACCGATTCCCATCCGAACAAAAACTTTTTCGCTATAGCCCAATTCTATCCCTAAAGAAGGATCAGCGTTAAAATTTTTACCTGAAAGAACACCTGCTCTTGTTCCGTCGGTGTTAAAATTCATATTTACTTCGCCAAGGTATGATAAATTACCCTTTTTGATTTTGTAAGCCGCACCTACAATCAGTTTGGGTAAAGCAATTTCTGTACTGCTGACAGGGATGTCATTGTCAGTACTTACCAATACTTGTTTTTCTTCTTCTGACAAATTAAAAGACCATGAATTTACGGTAGTAGTAATATCTCTGACGAAAACTCCCAATGTAAGATTGGACATTCTGTATTTTGCCCCCAGATCCGTGCCGAAGCCCCATGCTTTACCAAAACTGCCTATCGTCCTATGTATTATTTTCACGTTACCACCTACGGACAGCTTCCCTTCCATATCCAAAGCCTGTGCATAAGAAAATATACCGGCATAATCTGCCACTGAAAAACTTTTTGATTCTGTCGTAATTGACACTTCCATCTTCGCCAATCAGATTCAGTGTATTAGCTATATTATCCACGCCGAGACGAATAAAAGAGAATGATGCGACGGATTTTTTCTGACTGTTAAACTTTTTTGCAACCGAAACATAATCATAATTGGCAATATTGCCAAACCACTTTGCGTGCATGGCATTTATCTGAAGCGGAACTTCCAGATCCGTCAAACCGGCAGTATTCCAGTATCCGGAATTACCATCACCATTACTTGCTACTACGGATCCAAACATACCGTGGGCTCTTGCTCCTACTCCGATATTCAGAAAATCATTGACAAATTTCTGACCGTTCATTTGAAAGGAGATTATCAAAAATAAAAATCCGATAATAAATTTTATGTTTGTTTTCATATAAAAGCAAAATGTGATATGTAAATAAAAAGTAAAGTGTATTTTTATGCAAAAATCATTGTTTTCAGACAAATGACCAAGCTAAAACGGTATAAATGTTTTTTTTATTATTTTGAAAATCAACGACAATGAAATATTACATTCATATTATATGTATTTGTTTAGTCAGCACTACCCTTTTCCAATTTACATCGTGCAGACTCAACAATCCCGGACCGGAACTTTATAACATCACAAAATCAGCTACCGGTAAAAATGGCGTTGTGGTAACTGCACATCCGTTAGCCACAGAAATTGGCCTTGACATCCTGAAAAAAGGTGGCAACGCCGTAGATGCAGCCATTGCTGTTCAATTTGCTTTGGCTGTCTGTTATCCGGGAGCAGGGAATATAGGAGGTGGCGGATTTATGGTATATAGAGATAAAGACGGAGGTACATTCACACTGGACTATAGGGAAAAAGCTCCTGCAAAAGCAACGACAGATATGTACCTTGACTCAGCAGGGATGCCTGAAGTAGAAAAAAGTCTATACGGTCATATGGCTGTAGGTGTGCCGGGTACGGTAGATGGGATGGTTCAGGCATTTGAAAAGTTTAGTAAGCTCAAAAACTGGGAACAACTACTAGCCCCTGCTATCGAAATTGCGGAAAAAGGGTATCCGATTACTGGTCGGGAAGCCAAAAATCTGAATGAAAAACAGCCATTATTTGTCAAATACAACTCCAAACAAACTTCATTTCACAAAGAAATATGGGCCAAAGGAGATACACTAAAACAGAAAGAACTTACAAATACACTTACAGCCATCATGCAACAAAAAAGAGCAGGATTCTATGCCGGATGGGTAGCAGATGCTATTCTGGCAGAAATGAATAAAGGTGGCGGAATTATCACGTCTGAAGATTTAAAAAATTATCAATCCGTATGGCGGGAACCAATCGTCTCAGATTATCGGGGTCACAAAATAATTTCTATGCCGCCGCCATCCAGCGGTGGAGTTGCTCTCATCCAACTACTGAAAATGGTTGAGCCATATAACCTCAGTGCTATGAAATTTCATTCACCGGAAGCAATCCACCTGATTATCGAAGCAGAAAGGAGAGTGTATGCTGACAGAGCCAAACACCTGGGGGACCCGGATTATTACAAAGTACCGGTTCAGAAATTGACAGATAGTACTTACTTGCAAAACCGAATGAAGGATTTTGACCCACGTGCTGCGTCCAAAAGTGAAAATATACAGGCCGGCAATACTGAAAGTCTGGAAACGACACATTTTTCGATTGTAGATAGTGAAGGAAATGCCGTATCTATGACGACTACACTCAATGGCGGTTATGGATCCTTTACAGTGGTATCCGGTGCCGGATTTTTGTTAAATAATGAGATGGATGACTTTTCAGTAAAACCCGGCAGTCCCAACTTATATGGCCTGATAGGAGCAGAAGCCAATAAGATAGAACCCGGCAAAAGGATGTTGAGTTCTATGACTCCTACCATAATCGAAAAGAACAATAAATTATTTATGGTCGTAGGCACACCCGGTGGTTCAACTATTATCACCTCCGTTTTTCAGACCATCATCAATGTGATTGATTTTGGGATGAATGTAGTGGATGCAGTACAAGCTCCTCGTTTTCATCACCAATGGCTGCCTGATGAAGTAAAAATTGAGTCCGATTGTTTTACAGAAAGCACCAAAATGGTACTGACGAGTATGGGACATAAATTAGTGAATTCCGATCCGATCGGAAGAGTGGAAGCGATCTGCGTCGATGATAAAGGAATGTATGTAGGTGCTGCCGATATCAGAGGAGATGATGATGCTAAGGCGTATTGAAAGATTTACTGATTTCGATAGCCTGTATTGAAGTAGAACTACCGAGTACGAGGTAATGCTTTATTGATTTGCTAGGATCAGGTTGTAAACTTGCGCCAGCAATGGAAGTTCTGAAGCGATGGCTCCAAGACATCGTTGCGGTAAACTTCAGAAGTAATTTCATGATATCTCGTCTTGGAGCCGAACTAACGAATACGAGAGGATGGCTTTAGAATTAAAAGGCACAAATTACATTTATCCGGTTTGAAACAAACTGAAACTTGCGCCGGCAATGGAAACTTGCACTACAAATGAAAGCATCACCAATTTGTATGAACATAAGGTTGAATTGAAAATGAAATCATATATTATGATGATTTGAGTCATAAGAAATTACATTATTATGGTATACTTTTGTATTGAAAAAGTTGTAATTATCATATTGTGTTTTTAAGGTTCTTATGCTCACAACCTGAATCGCAAATGATATAAAAATTATTGATTATTTAAAGGTATGATTTTAATTTATAGCCTCTGATATAAAGTAATTAATAAAAGTAAAATCGAGTGTCACATTATTAATAACATTCTCATGAAAGCTAAATATATTTTGATTTTCATTTGTTTAAGCTGCTACTTATTTTTCAGTTGCAGTAAAGAGAGTTTGCCGGAAAGTATAGGAGGAAAAATAGTTTATAAAATTGATGTTGGTTTAGATTACTATATAAAGGATTTAAAAACTAAAGAAGTTAATTCATATAAAGCATATCCTCAAATATCTCCATCAGGAAGTAAAATTGCATTCTATACTTATCCGGGTGATGTTCGTGACCGATTTTTCAGGACACAAGTTATTTATAATAAACAAATTAATTATCCATCTTCTTTTCTTTGGTCACCTGATGACAATAAATTGGCCATGTTTGTTTTTGGACATCTCATTAAAATAATTGATTTACCAACATCTGAAAGTTCAAATATAGTTGTCCCTGATAATATCAAATTTCAAAAATTTATTACTTGGTCAGAATCTGATGATTTCATTTATTTCAAATCTAAAAATAACACAAATTATGAAAGTTATATCAGCAGAATAAAACCTGATGGATCTGAATTTCAAAATATTCTAACATTAAATAGTAATCAAAAATTTGGTTCTGCTTTTGATTTGTTTAATCCTTCAAATTTAATACTATTTACTTTATTTGATTCATTAGAACAGGAAGCCAGAATTTGTAAAATCAACACAAATGGAAGTGAGTTTCAGACTATTTATTCTGAAAAAACAAATGACTCTGAATTTTTCAAATCTATTAAAATTTCCCCAAATGGGCAAAATATTGCTTACTATATATTTCCGTTTTTCGAGTCTTCCGTTTATTTGATAGATATTACCGGAAAAAACAAACGACTATTTTGGGAAAATGCTCAAAATCCACAATGGTCAAAAGATGGTAGTGCAATCATGGTTGGATGGCGGTATTATATCGATTGGAATACTGCGAAATGGGACATCCGAATTAAAGGACTGGACCAATCTGCAGATAATGCAGGAAGCATTATTGAAAATGGGCCGGTTACCTTATCGAAATGGTATTTTGAATGATATTATGCGTTATTGGAAAACATTCCCTTTTATTGGTTTCCTGTCTCAGAGCCGAACTACCGAATGCGAGGCGATGGCTTTAAGACATCGTTTCGGTAAACTTTCGGGAGAGATTAGTATATCGGTAGCCCGTCTCAGAGCCGAACTACCGAAAAAGAGAGATTTCATGATATCGGTAGCCCGTCTTAGAGCCGAACTACCGAATGCGAGGCGATGGCTTCAGGACATATCATTAATAAACACAACAAGTCCCATACATTTTGTAACTTTGCATTTAATAATTAACAGTTAAATCCAAATTTTGAGACAGTTGTTCGCAATTATTGCAGGTCTTGTTGTAGCCGTATTGATCATATTTATGGCACTCATGATACGTGAAGGACTGTATCCACAGCCAAGAGACCTTGATTATTCCAATAAAATTCAGGTGTCCGACTGGATGGATGCATTACCTACCACAGTCTTCTGGATAGCAGCAATCAGTCATGGACTTGCTGCGTTCTGTGCGGGATTTATCAGCAGTCTTACTTCCGGCAGCAATCGTATGGTCAATGGCATCATCAGTGCCTGCGTTATTTTTGTAATGGTTTTGATTTACCTTTTTACATACTATTTTCCTACCTGGTTTGTTTTGACAGACACGATTGCTACATCACTACTTGGTTTTGCAGGGGTCGTCACCGGAAGTCAAAGGATCGTTTCCTGAAGTTTATGCAGCTGGTTGCTTAAAAAAAATACTTATCAGCAAATCTTTTAAAATTTTTGCTTCATCTGCATTTCTGGCATCCATGCCTTTGGATCGCATATCAGCTGTTTTCAAAGCTTTGAAAATTCTGTTCAGATCTTCATTCGTGTATTTAGATGCAGCCAGCTTATATTCTTTTACAAAATATGGGCTGGAAACACCTAATTTTTTTGCAGTTCAAAATCATTTTCATTTCTGAATGCCAATGTTATGAACACTTTAAAAAAATAGGAATGTAATCCGGAAAGAACCATTACGGTTGGGTTGTTTTTAGGGTTATTGATAAAATTCCGAATGATTCTGGTTGATTTGGCGAAATTTTTCTCTGAAAGTGCACTCTGCAAGTCAAAAATGCTGTAGTCTTTACTGATTCCAATTTCATCCTTAATACACTTGATATCAATCGCAGATTTTTTATCTCTGCCTACACATATTTTATCCAATTCATTACTCAACCGATGAAGGTCTTTTCCTACGTACTCGGCCATCATATCCGCCGCTCCGGGATCTATACTAAAACCTTTGGCTTTCAAATAACTTCCAATCCATGGCGCAACCTGATTATCATAAATGGGTTTTGACTCGAACAGTACACCATTTTTTTCAATGGCTTTATAAAACTTCGTTCTTTTATCTGGTTTTTTATATTTGTAACATATGACCAACATACTCAGATCTGATGGTTTTTCCAGATAATTCTGCAGCTCGTTGATCGATGTCATATTTTGCCCTTCCTTGAGAATCACCAACCTGCGCTCTGCCATCATCGGGTATTGCCGGCACTCATCCACAATAGTTTTAAAGTCTGCATCTTTACCATATACGACGATCTGGTTAAAAGCTTTTTCCGATTCTGTCAGAACCGTGGCATCTATAAAATCGGCAAGTTTATCAATGTAATATGGTTCTTCACCATACAAAAAATAGATGTTTTTATACTTCTTTTGCTGAAGGTCTTCTATAATTGAATCGTATGTTGACACAAATGTTGGTATTTAATAATACGGAATAATGACAAAAATAAAAATATTAGTTTTCATTTAATAAAAAAAGCTACAAAGTGTTCAAAAAAGTCAAAATAGATTATAAATTTGCACTCGCCACTCTAAATAGGGGAATTAGCTCAGTTGGCTAGAGCGCTACGCTGGCAGCGTAGAGGTCACCGGTTCGAGCCCGGTATTCTCCACAATAACAATTATTATATTGATTATCAATTAATTATACGATTTTTCAATATCCTAATTGGACTTGGATATGATTTCTTCGCAATGTTTGAAAACCGGATCCAATTGAACAAAAGTTTCTTTTCGTTTCTTTTCGAGCCAGGTCATGAAGTATTCATTCTTCTTATTCTCTTTTGCAAAATTCGTTATCTTGTCGTAATCTTCTTTCAGACTAGCTCGGTGCGGCTTATTGATTGATTGCAACTGTACAAGACGATATGCTTTCTCGCCTCCCGGGAGACTAATTTCCAATGGTTTTGAAATTTCTCCGGTTTTGAGCTCGAATATTGCAAAATAGGTGTCCGGATCAAGATCATCCGCAGCAAAAAAAGTATTATTAGTATTTTGGTTCTTTACACGACCATTATTGGAATAAGAAGGTAATGCCTTGGTGGAATACAACTTTACCGCTCTCTCAAAATTTAATGAATCTGAAACAATCAAAGTTCTGACGGAATCCAATTTACTTCTTGTCTTTGCAAGATCATCTTCCGTAATCTCCGGTTTGATCAGGATATGTTTTGCTCTGACACTGTTCCCACGTCGTTCGATCAATTGTATAATATGATATCCATATTCAGTTTCTATGACGTCAGAGATTTCATCTTTTGTCAGGCTGAAAACAGTAGCTTCAAATTCCGGAACATATGAACCTCTTTTTGCAAAGCCCAAATCTCCTCCTCTTAAAGCTGATCCGGGATCTTGAGAATGTTTGGAAGCCAAAGTTGAAAAATCGGCTTCGTTATTTACTATTTTAGCACGAAGGTCTGTAATCTTGTCTAAAGCTTTTTGTCTTTCCGTTGGGTTAACCTGCGGTTTCATCACTATTTCAGCAATTTCCATATCGGATTTAAAGTATGGAAGGCTGTCTTTCGGTATACTGTTAAAAAATTTTTCGACTTCTCTTGGTGTAATTTCAACTTCGGATATCAGTTTATACTGCATCTTTTCTGCCAGGAGTTTTTGCTTCTGATCATCCCGGTATCTGTCTTTCATTTCTGATACAGATGCTCCGTAATAATCCTTAAAAAATTCTTCATCCCCATTCATCTGACGCAAGACTGACTCAAATCTGTAATCCAACTGAAGTTCGACTTCTTCAGCGGTAACATCCACACTATCCAGTTTTGCCTGATACACGATAATTTTCTGTGCGATGAGATTTTCCAGTATCATACATTTAATATCGTCTGACAAAGAAGGATCTTTTGTTTTTGCATATGAAAATTCATCCTCCACTTCAGATAATAAGATGAACTCTCCTCCCACTTTAGCCACCACCTTATCAATCAGATATGTCTGTCCGAAGCCTGTCAGAATACTGCTCATTAAAATCAAAGCTATCAAAAATGGTTTCTTAATCATCCTGTTATTAATCATCAATTGTAAATTTTTATTTTGTTTTCTGAAACAGCCTTTTCATATAAATTTTTCCGAATATTTTTCAGAAGCTCAGTCTTTCGATTATTTAAAATCACTTTTAATATCCTTCCTTCTATATACTCTAACGGCGGAACCTGGTTTTCGTCTACCTGATTCAGTATTTTAACATAATATTCAGCTCCTTTGTAAGAGAAATTTAAAACATCATTCTTCGAGAACTGTGTCTTTGCTTTAGCATCCGGTGGTAAAAAACTCAATATCTCTTCTCTGGTGTACCATTTATTCAGATCAATCTGATATGTTTTTGCTTTTTCTTTTATGGTATAGATAGCTTCTGAAATATCTGAGCCTTTGAGTAATCTGGAAAAATTTTTTAATCCGGAATCATTATCAGGAAAAACGGCTACTACACACTGATATATTCTATGGGATAGAAGAAACTGAGATTTATTATTTTCATAAAATTCAAACTTTTGGTTTTCAGTCACCATCGTATCTAATTTTTCATCAATAAGTTTCTTCTCATAATTATAAACCAACAATGAAGCTCTGTAATCGGCCATAAGTTTATTGATATCAATATCAGATGCTACTTTTTTTTCTGCTTCCATAATCATCAGATTTTCTCTGATCCAGTTTTCCGTAAATCCGGCAATGATATTGACACTGTCAGATGCCGAAACACCCTGATGAACCAAATCTTCCAACTGAGATTTAAAGAGCATTTTGTCCCCTACTTTAACAATTACTTCATCCTGTGGTGTCTGATCAAATCGAAATGCATCTTTACAGGAAGTAAAGCCGGTGATTAAAAAAATATAAAAAATCTGTTTATTCAATTTAGTAAAATTAGCTCCGTTTAAGTTGTGTGAATACTTCCTTGTTGATTTGTACCGGAAATTCTATACGCAACTGATCAATCCATTGCCTTTCTAAAAAATCCTGATAATCAGCGACTACATATCCTCTTGCTTCACTTAAGCTTTTATTTTTAGCTGGTGTGATTTTTATTACTTTAGCAAAATGGGTATTCTTTTCATTATAGAAAACAGCAGAAACCACATTCTGTTTTACTTCTACCCCCATTAGTTCCTTTGCTTTCCTTTCATATTCGGCGGTTGCATATTCTACAATGGTTCCTTTATTATTAAACTTCTTCAGAACTGCATCACTTGAATTTTTTCCTGCAAATTTCACAATATTGGCGATTAATTTTTTATCGGTGCTGAGTACATTGAACCGGTCAACCGTTACTTTTTCATCCCAGCGGTACTTTGAACTGTTGGATTCAAAATATTGAGCCAATCCCAGCGTATCCTGATTAGCTTTATCCCAAACAGAAATTTTGGTGGCTTCAAATAATAGTATCCCTTCCTCATATTCTCTCATTAAAGACTTGAAGTCAGGATATTTAGTATCCAGGTTTTGTTCTTCGTATTCCAATGCCAGCTCATTTGTGTAATCCAGATAAAGTTCATCAACTATTTCAGAGATTGGCTTGGACTTGTCATATTTTAACTGGGTACGGGTATTTTTTTGCAATATTCTGCAAAGTCATTTAATGTATATGACTTCTTATTCCCAAAATCAAACAATACATCATTGGGATTTTGAATTTCCTGATTCCACCGGTAAGAATAAAACTCTTCATTCAGTCCTGCTGCAAAAGCTTTCAATTTTTCAGGATAGGCCACAAAACCACCTGATTTTTTGATATCTGAAATTAATTTGAATTTAGCCACATCAAACCGCTGGTCTTTATTAATCTGGGCTTTCATTTTTTTAACAAAAATCTCATAACTATCAGGCGAAGGTTTAGCGATTCTTCGAATGATGTGCCATCCTGATCTTGTTAACACAGGTTCGGAAACGTCACCATCGGATTTTAAGTTGAATGCTGCATCTTCAAAATTTTTGTCATACGTGTTTATACCAAAAGGGGGAAGTAGTCCTTTGTTTCTCGAAGAATTTTTATCTGTCGAATACCGGCTTACCAGGTCTTCAAAATTAGCTCCTGATTTAATCAAGTTGTACAGACTGTCCGCAATTGATTTCTGATCTGCTTTCAATAGTAAATGTGCTACTTCAACTTGTCCTCTGGCAGGTCTTTTGTTGGATACTTTAATTAAATGAAGTCCAATTTTACTTTCAACTATATCAGGGATACTTCCTATGGGTGTTTGATACAAAGCAGACTCCAGGTTGTAAAATCCGGTGGGCATTTTTGCTGTAAAGTACCCCATGTACCCTCCGGTTGAAGCTGAATTTTTATCTTCCGAAAATTCTGTGGCAACTTTGGCAAAGTCCTGACCCTTTTGCAATTTAATCTGAATGTCTTTTAATTTTACCCTTGCTTCTTCTGTCGTCTGATAAGAAGCATTTTCAGCAACCGGT
The genomic region above belongs to Saprospiraceae bacterium and contains:
- the holA gene encoding DNA polymerase III subunit delta translates to MSTYDSIIEDLQQKKYKNIYFLYGEEPYYIDKLADFIDATVLTESEKAFNQIVVYGKDADFKTIVDECRQYPMMAERRLVILKEGQNMTSINELQNYLEKPSDLSMLVICYKYKKPDKRTKFYKAIEKNGVLFESKPIYDNQVAPWIGSYLKAKGFSIDPGAADMMAEYVGKDLHRLSNELDKICVGRDKKSAIDIKCIKDEIGISKDYSIFDLQSALSEKNFAKSTRIIRNFINNPKNNPTVMVLSGLHSYFFKVFITLAFRNENDFELQKN
- the ggt gene encoding gamma-glutamyltransferase produces the protein MKYYIHIICICLVSTTLFQFTSCRLNNPGPELYNITKSATGKNGVVVTAHPLATEIGLDILKKGGNAVDAAIAVQFALAVCYPGAGNIGGGGFMVYRDKDGGTFTLDYREKAPAKATTDMYLDSAGMPEVEKSLYGHMAVGVPGTVDGMVQAFEKFSKLKNWEQLLAPAIEIAEKGYPITGREAKNLNEKQPLFVKYNSKQTSFHKEIWAKGDTLKQKELTNTLTAIMQQKRAGFYAGWVADAILAEMNKGGGIITSEDLKNYQSVWREPIVSDYRGHKIISMPPPSSGGVALIQLLKMVEPYNLSAMKFHSPEAIHLIIEAERRVYADRAKHLGDPDYYKVPVQKLTDSTYLQNRMKDFDPRAASKSENIQAGNTESLETTHFSIVDSEGNAVSMTTTLNGGYGSFTVVSGAGFLLNNEMDDFSVKPGSPNLYGLIGAEANKIEPGKRMLSSMTPTIIEKNNKLFMVVGTPGGSTIITSVFQTIINVIDFGMNVVDAVQAPRFHHQWLPDEVKIESDCFTESTKMVLTSMGHKLVNSDPIGRVEAICVDDKGMYVGAADIRGDDDAKAY
- a CDS encoding peptidyl-prolyl cis-trans isomerase translates to MQKNTRTQLKYDKSKPISEIVDELYLDYTNELALEYEEQNLDTKYPDFKSLMREYEEGILLFEATKISVWDKANQDTLGLAQYFESNSSKYRWDEKVTVDRFNVLSTDKKLIANIVKFAGKNSSDAVLKKFNNKGTIVEYATAEYERKAKELMGVEVKQNVVSAVFYNEKNTHFAKVIKITPAKNKSLSEARGYVVADYQDFLERQWIDQLRIEFPVQINKEVFTQLKRS
- a CDS encoding peptidylprolyl isomerase — translated: MINNRMIKKPFLIALILMSSILTGFGQTYLIDKVVAKVGGEFILLSEVEDEFSYAKTKDPSLSDDIKCMILENLIAQKIIVYQAKLDSVDVTAEEVELQLDYRFESVLRQMNGDEEFFKDYYGASVSEMKDRYRDDQKQKLLAEKMQYKLISEVEITPREVEKFFNSIPKDSLPYFKSDMEIAEIVMKPQVNPTERQKALDKITDLRAKIVNNEADFSTLASKHSQDPGSALRGGDLGFAKRGSYVPEFEATVFSLTKDEISDVIETEYGYHIIQLIERRGNSVRAKHILIKPEITEDDLAKTRSKLDSVRTLIVSDSLNFERAVKLYSTKALPSYSNNGRVKNQNTNNTFFAADDLDPDTYFAIFELKTGEISKPLEISLPGGEKAYRLVQLQSINKPHRASLKEDYDKITNFAKENKKNEYFMTWLEKKRKETFVQLDPVFKHCEEIISKSN
- a CDS encoding peptidylprolyl isomerase yields the protein MYLRFLMPIICFTFPFLLISQKPNDVLLNVGTTPVTVNEFRYIYEKNNGAAADYSEKNLNEYLELYTKFKLKVEKARDMKLDTISELKTELAGYRKQLAASYLIDKEVTDELLKELYERMKTDIEFSHIFIPVAENASYQTTEEARVKLKDIQIKLQKGQDFAKVATEFSEDKNSASTGGYMGYFTAKMPTGFYNLESALYQTPIGSIPDIVESKIGLHLIKVSNKRPARGQVEVAHLLLKADQKSIADSLYNLIKSGANFEDLVSRYSTDKNSSRNKGLLPPFGINTYDKNFEDAAFNLKSDGDVSEPVLTRSGWHIIRRIAKPSPDSYEIFVKKMKAQINKDQRFDVAKFKLISDIKKSGGFVAYPEKLKAFAAGLNEEFYSYRWNQEIQNPNDVLFDFGNKKSYTLNDFAEYCKKIPVPS